One genomic segment of Acanthochromis polyacanthus isolate Apoly-LR-REF ecotype Palm Island chromosome 9, KAUST_Apoly_ChrSc, whole genome shotgun sequence includes these proteins:
- the ccl20a.3 gene encoding C-C motif chemokine 20a.3, with the protein MVSVRLTVMAITLVTLCLVATNEAVSSRCCSKYMTVKLPFRIIKGYSVQTVTEMCPLDAIIFHTSKGKACTDPALKWVIDYVEILREKAQLVHKTSQALK; encoded by the exons ATGGTGTCAGTCAGACTCACGGTGATGGCGATCACACTCGTCACTCTTTGCCTCGTGGCCACAAACGAAGCAG TAAGTTCCAGATGCTGTTCAAAATACATGACAGTCAAACTACCATTTCGTATTATCAAGGGATACTCAGTCCAGACTGTTACAGAGATGTGTCCTTTGGATGCAATCAT TTTCCACACCAGCAAGGGTAAAGCATGTACTGATCCTGCTTTGAAGTGGGTGATCGACTATGTCGAAATTTTAAG GGAAAAGGCCCAACTTGTGCACAAGACCTCACAAGCACTCAAATGA